One region of Esox lucius isolate fEsoLuc1 chromosome 17, fEsoLuc1.pri, whole genome shotgun sequence genomic DNA includes:
- the patz1 gene encoding POZ-, AT hook-, and zinc finger-containing protein 1 isoform X1: MERIAEQSWNSSYTYQVSKHSAEMLHNLNIQRKDGGRFCDVILRVGEESFPAHKAVLAACSEYFESVFGCQTEGDGEAKELEMHTISPKVFKDILDFAYTSRIVVRLECFPELMTAAKFLLMRSVIEICQEVIKQSNVKILVPPSRGGDVSLFRATGGTELGFTLTVDNMSNENGLLANSNNLFTNNGQTHNLDGNHANDTVTSDSSPQSTMPILQPVSPLEMTGNPFQEEGSPGAKRGRGRPKKATVMEPIHYNHTTVDVKEDIKQLFPCGVCGKAFTEAVRLRNHEAQHGPSSHGASSGGCEDLSEGGPTLISRSGQPGLLENGMPLHGAVDNGRKRERTRRHVGCDICGKVFRDVYHLNRHKLSHSGEKPYACHVCGLRFKRKDRMSYHVRSHDGSVGKPYVCQSCGKGFSRPDHLNGHIKQVHTTERPHKCQICNASFATRDRLRSHLACHEDKIPCQVCGKYLRAAYMTDHLKKHSEGPHNYCGICNKGFSTASYLKVHVKSHHGSPLLPATAPAHSAFPAPRGELQAHGGTPYHMERQFAVEDLCTSRRLLVTFPEAEGHCFLPQPGPPSLGLQPELLLGKPGPGGVPYFWECRSAGPPGFHSLHGPLPDGQENAGKCSHQGESEGDETLFGELSNGDEIKSLHKSEGEDHGSPTLFACNGASAGTGAVGGSPPAGTKAKPSQDSPEKKFPCCECTQTFRTKSYLNKHINRVHHHGVQKSLVVGAGPGSGLGELGPSLGSPFSPQQNMSLLESFGFQIVQSAFASSLVDAEAGHSGMELGGK, encoded by the exons ATGGAGAGAATAGCGGAGCAGTCGTGGAATTCTTCATACACCTATCAGGTGAGCAAGCATAGCGCGGAGATGCTACACAACCTCAACATTCAGAGAAAAGATGGAGGCAGGTTTTGCGATGTGATCTTACGCGTTGGTGAAGAGAGCTTCCCTGCCCACAAGGCGGTACTGGCGGCGTGCAGCGAGTACTTCGAGTCCGTTTTTGGTTGTCAAACAGAGGGCGACGGGGAGGCAAAAGAACTCGAGATGCATACGATAAGCCCTAAAGTGTTTAAAGACATTTTGGACTTTGCCTACACTTCTAGGATTGTGGTACGATTGGAATGTTTCCCCGAGTTGATGACAGCTGCTAAGTTTCTTCTTATGCGTTCTGTCATCGAGATATGCCAAGAAGTAATCAAACAGTCCAATGTAAAAATTCTTGTTCCACCCTCTCGAGGAGGCGACGTCAGTTTGTTTCGTGCCACGGGGGGCACAGAATTGGGTTTCACATTGACGgtagacaacatgtcaaatgagaATGGCTTGTTGGCGAATAGCAATAATCTATTTACCAACAATGGGCAAACACACAATTTGGACGGAAATCATGCCAATGACACTGTCACATCGGATAGCAGCCCCCAGTCCACTATGCCAATCCTGCAGCCCGTGTCTCCATTAGAAATGACAGGGAACCCGTTCCAAGAAGAGGGCTCTCCGGGCGCCAAGAGAGGCAGGGGACGACCAAAGAAAGCGACAGTCATGGAACCTATACATTACAATCACACCACAGTTGACGTTAAAGAAGACATTAAGCAGCTTTTTCCTTGTGGAGTATGTGGCAAAGCATTTACGGAGGCTGTGCGGTTGAGAAACCACGAAGCGCAGCATGGACCGTCCAGTCACGGCGCGAGTAGCGGAGGTTGCGAGGACTTGTCTGAAGGAGGCCCTACCTTGATATCTCGCTCTGGTCAGCCAGGACTGTTGGAGAACGGCATGCCCCTGCATGGAGCAGTAGATAACGGCCGTAAGCGCGAAAGGACGAGACGTCACGTTGGCTGTGACATTTGTGGAAAGGTGTTCCGCGATGTTTACCACCTGAACCGACATAAACTGTCGCATTCTGGCGAAAAGCCGTATGCTTGCCATGTCTGTGGCCTGCGGTTTAAGCGCAAGGACAGGATGTCATACCATGTGCGGTCACATGATGGATCTGTGGGCAAACCTTACGTCTGTCAAAGCTGTGGAAAGGGGTTTTCCAG GCCAGACCATCTGAATGGACACATCAAGCAGGTTCACACCACAGAGAGGCCCCATAAGTGCCAG ATTTGTAATGCCTCCTTTGCTACAAGAGATCGCCTGCGGTCTCACCTGGCTTGCCACGAGGACAAGATTCCGTGCCAGGTGTGTGGGAAGTACCTGCGGGCTGCGTACATGACCGACCACCTCAAAAAACACAGTGAAGGACCTCACAATTACTGTGGCATATGCAACAAAG GTTTCTCCACTGCGTCCTACCTTAAGGTGCACGTAAAATCGCACCACGGCTCACCGTTGCTCCCTGCCACTGCCCCGGCGCACAGTGCCTTCCCTGCGCCGCGCGGGGAGCTGCAGGCACACGGTGGCACCCCCTACCACATGGAGCGCCAGTTTGCAGTGGAAG ACCTGTGCACCAGTCGCCGGCTGCTGGTCACCTTCCCAGAGGCTGAGGGCCACTGCTTTCTCCCCCAGCCCGGCCCTCCCTCCCTGGGCCTGCAGCCCGAGCTGCTCCTAGGGAAACCAGGGCCTGGGGGGGTTCCATATTTCTGGGAGTGCCGCTCTGCCGGCCCGCCTGGGTTCCACTCCCTCCATGGGCCTCTGCCAG ATGGGCAGGAGAATGCTGGGAAGTGCTCACATCAGGGAGAATCTGAGGGAGACGAGACATTGTTCGGGGAGCTGTCGAACGGCGACGAGATTAAGTCTCTGCATAAATCCGAGGGAGAGGACCACGGGTCGCCGACGCTGTTCGCCTGCAACGGAGCCTCTGCCGGTACTGGGGCTGTGGGGGGTTCTCCGCCAGCTGGTACTAAAGCCAAGCCCAGCCAGGACTCCCCAGAGAAGAAGTTCCCTTGCTGCGAGTGCACCCAGACCTTCCGCACTAAGTCCTACCTCAACAAGCACATCAACAGAGTGCACCATCATGGGGTCCAAAAGAGTCTGGTGGTGGGCGCCGGGCCGGGGTCCGGTCTGGGGGAGCTGGGTCCGTCCCTGGGCTCACCGTTCTCCCCTCAACAGAACATGTCTCTGTTGGAGTCATTTGGCTTCCAGATCGTCCAGTCTGCCTTTGCCTCGTCGCTGGTGGACGCCGAGGCAGGACACAGCGGGATGGAGTTGGGGGGGAAGTGA
- the patz1 gene encoding POZ-, AT hook-, and zinc finger-containing protein 1 isoform X2: protein MERIAEQSWNSSYTYQVSKHSAEMLHNLNIQRKDGGRFCDVILRVGEESFPAHKAVLAACSEYFESVFGCQTEGDGEAKELEMHTISPKVFKDILDFAYTSRIVVRLECFPELMTAAKFLLMRSVIEICQEVIKQSNVKILVPPSRGGDVSLFRATGGTELGFTLTVDNMSNENGLLANSNNLFTNNGQTHNLDGNHANDTVTSDSSPQSTMPILQPVSPLEMTGNPFQEEGSPGAKRGRGRPKKATVMEPIHYNHTTVDVKEDIKQLFPCGVCGKAFTEAVRLRNHEAQHGPSSHGASSGGCEDLSEGGPTLISRSGQPGLLENGMPLHGAVDNGRKRERTRRHVGCDICGKVFRDVYHLNRHKLSHSGEKPYACHVCGLRFKRKDRMSYHVRSHDGSVGKPYVCQSCGKGFSRPDHLNGHIKQVHTTERPHKCQICNASFATRDRLRSHLACHEDKIPCQVCGKYLRAAYMTDHLKKHSEGPHNYCGICNKDGQENAGKCSHQGESEGDETLFGELSNGDEIKSLHKSEGEDHGSPTLFACNGASAGTGAVGGSPPAGTKAKPSQDSPEKKFPCCECTQTFRTKSYLNKHINRVHHHGVQKSLVVGAGPGSGLGELGPSLGSPFSPQQNMSLLESFGFQIVQSAFASSLVDAEAGHSGMELGGK from the exons ATGGAGAGAATAGCGGAGCAGTCGTGGAATTCTTCATACACCTATCAGGTGAGCAAGCATAGCGCGGAGATGCTACACAACCTCAACATTCAGAGAAAAGATGGAGGCAGGTTTTGCGATGTGATCTTACGCGTTGGTGAAGAGAGCTTCCCTGCCCACAAGGCGGTACTGGCGGCGTGCAGCGAGTACTTCGAGTCCGTTTTTGGTTGTCAAACAGAGGGCGACGGGGAGGCAAAAGAACTCGAGATGCATACGATAAGCCCTAAAGTGTTTAAAGACATTTTGGACTTTGCCTACACTTCTAGGATTGTGGTACGATTGGAATGTTTCCCCGAGTTGATGACAGCTGCTAAGTTTCTTCTTATGCGTTCTGTCATCGAGATATGCCAAGAAGTAATCAAACAGTCCAATGTAAAAATTCTTGTTCCACCCTCTCGAGGAGGCGACGTCAGTTTGTTTCGTGCCACGGGGGGCACAGAATTGGGTTTCACATTGACGgtagacaacatgtcaaatgagaATGGCTTGTTGGCGAATAGCAATAATCTATTTACCAACAATGGGCAAACACACAATTTGGACGGAAATCATGCCAATGACACTGTCACATCGGATAGCAGCCCCCAGTCCACTATGCCAATCCTGCAGCCCGTGTCTCCATTAGAAATGACAGGGAACCCGTTCCAAGAAGAGGGCTCTCCGGGCGCCAAGAGAGGCAGGGGACGACCAAAGAAAGCGACAGTCATGGAACCTATACATTACAATCACACCACAGTTGACGTTAAAGAAGACATTAAGCAGCTTTTTCCTTGTGGAGTATGTGGCAAAGCATTTACGGAGGCTGTGCGGTTGAGAAACCACGAAGCGCAGCATGGACCGTCCAGTCACGGCGCGAGTAGCGGAGGTTGCGAGGACTTGTCTGAAGGAGGCCCTACCTTGATATCTCGCTCTGGTCAGCCAGGACTGTTGGAGAACGGCATGCCCCTGCATGGAGCAGTAGATAACGGCCGTAAGCGCGAAAGGACGAGACGTCACGTTGGCTGTGACATTTGTGGAAAGGTGTTCCGCGATGTTTACCACCTGAACCGACATAAACTGTCGCATTCTGGCGAAAAGCCGTATGCTTGCCATGTCTGTGGCCTGCGGTTTAAGCGCAAGGACAGGATGTCATACCATGTGCGGTCACATGATGGATCTGTGGGCAAACCTTACGTCTGTCAAAGCTGTGGAAAGGGGTTTTCCAG GCCAGACCATCTGAATGGACACATCAAGCAGGTTCACACCACAGAGAGGCCCCATAAGTGCCAG ATTTGTAATGCCTCCTTTGCTACAAGAGATCGCCTGCGGTCTCACCTGGCTTGCCACGAGGACAAGATTCCGTGCCAGGTGTGTGGGAAGTACCTGCGGGCTGCGTACATGACCGACCACCTCAAAAAACACAGTGAAGGACCTCACAATTACTGTGGCATATGCAACAAAG ATGGGCAGGAGAATGCTGGGAAGTGCTCACATCAGGGAGAATCTGAGGGAGACGAGACATTGTTCGGGGAGCTGTCGAACGGCGACGAGATTAAGTCTCTGCATAAATCCGAGGGAGAGGACCACGGGTCGCCGACGCTGTTCGCCTGCAACGGAGCCTCTGCCGGTACTGGGGCTGTGGGGGGTTCTCCGCCAGCTGGTACTAAAGCCAAGCCCAGCCAGGACTCCCCAGAGAAGAAGTTCCCTTGCTGCGAGTGCACCCAGACCTTCCGCACTAAGTCCTACCTCAACAAGCACATCAACAGAGTGCACCATCATGGGGTCCAAAAGAGTCTGGTGGTGGGCGCCGGGCCGGGGTCCGGTCTGGGGGAGCTGGGTCCGTCCCTGGGCTCACCGTTCTCCCCTCAACAGAACATGTCTCTGTTGGAGTCATTTGGCTTCCAGATCGTCCAGTCTGCCTTTGCCTCGTCGCTGGTGGACGCCGAGGCAGGACACAGCGGGATGGAGTTGGGGGGGAAGTGA